A part of Aegilops tauschii subsp. strangulata cultivar AL8/78 chromosome 2, Aet v6.0, whole genome shotgun sequence genomic DNA contains:
- the LOC109749374 gene encoding uncharacterized protein isoform X2, whose amino-acid sequence MGMVMNMLGTSDPYVVLQLNGQTAKSQIKWGTKEPTWNQDFTFNIRTSLENLLQVEAWDANLITPHKRMGNAGLYLETLCDGNKHDITVELEGLGADGGGTIDLEVKYKSYDDIERDKQWWRTPFVSDFLEKSSLGSALRTVLGSETVNASQFVQSAFGQLSSLTDTNLLKPSSSDSEAEISERPEESVDNSIGSDELQQQKIDSIAFGENADSQSQPADTAAVVNSEGKTSTDMKEPDEYFWSAFTKTLNQNVLKNFGYSLPEAKQLDGFDLLSSLGSKSREMAEQVYLESGLATADSSTSDGSETIPEVSVDNEDSRMPTKEAVQASFPNINEISRDVLSQTENVLGALVILSKNFSSQGKDSVTINEANQKDNSNGEEQDAADSVDKDGAAVSTTEVSINTQKTDDTRQLFASAETAVEAWAMLATSMGRSSFIKSDFEKICFLDNVSTDTQVAIWRDSSRRRLVVAFRGTEQTRWKDLVTDLMLVPAGLNPERLGGDFKQEVQVHSGFLSAYDSVRNRIMALVRHAIGYMDEEDAETIPRWHVYVTGHSLGGALATLLALELSSSQMAKNGVIFVTVYNFGSPRVGNRRFADVYNAKVKDSWRVVNHRDIIPTVPRLMGYCHVETPVYLKCGDLTDALAKEILDEDQGDEIGEYTPDVLVSEFMKGETQLVEKLLQTEINLLRSIRDGSALMQHMEDFYYVTLLETVRSRYQLVDDASQE is encoded by the exons GTTGAGGCTTGGGATGCAAACCTTATCACCCCACACAAACGAATGGGAAATGCTGGGTTGTATCTTGAAACACTTTGTGATG GAAATAAACATGACATCACTGTCGAATTAGAAGGCCTTGGTGCTGATGGTGGTGGAACTATTGATTTGGAG GTCAAATACAAGAGTTATGATGACATTGAGCGTGATAAACAATGGTGGAGAACACCTTTTGTGTCTGACTTTCTCGAAAAGAGCAGCCTAGGATCTGCTCTTAGGACGGTCCTTGGATCTGAAACTGTAAAtgcaagccagttcgtccaatcTGCATTTGGGCAACTGAGTTCTTTAACTGACACAAACCTTCTAAAGCCATCGTCTTCTGATAGTGAAGCTGAGATTTCTGAAAGGCCTGAAGAATCCGTGGATAACTCTATTGGATCAGATGAACTGCAACAGCAGAAGATTGATTCGATAGCTTTTGGAGAAAACGCAGATTCCCAGAGTCAACCTGCAGACACTGCTGCCGTTGTTAATAGTGAGGGGAAAACATCAACCGATATGAAGGAACCTGATGAGTATTTCTGGAGTGCTTTCACCAAAACACTCAACCAAAATGTTCTTAAGAACTTTGGATATTCTCTTCCAGAGGCTAAGCAATTGGATGGATTTGACCTGTTAAGTTCACTTGGTTCGAAATCACGTGAAATGGCTGAACAGGTATATTTAGAATCTGGACTGGCGACAGCAGATTCATCAACCAGTGATGGCAGCGAAACAATTCCTGAAGTCAGTGTTGACAATGAAGATAGCAGAATGCCAACTAAAGAGGCAGTGCAGGCTTCCTTTCCAAATATTAATGAAATATCTCGGGATGTATTGTCTCAAACAGAGAATGTACTAGGAGCTTTAGTGATTCTTTCTAAGAACTTCTCATCTCAAGGCAAAGATTCAGTAACGATCAATGAAGCAAACCAGAAAGATAATTCAAATGGAGAAGAACAAGATGCTGCAGATTCTGTTGATAAGGATGGTGCTGCTGTTTCAACCACAGAAGTGTCCATAAATACACAGAAAACAGATGATACACGTCAACTGTTTGCAAGTGCCGAGACTGCTGTGGAGGCATGGGCTATGCTTGCCACTTCAATGGGGCGTTCCAGTTTTATAAAATCAGACTTTGAGAAGATATGTTTTCTGGATAATGTTTCAACGGACACACAG GTTGCCATTTGGCGTGATTCTTCACGAAGAAGACTGGTTGTTGCCTTTCGAGGAACTGAGCAA ACAAGGTGGAAGGATTTGGTAACTGACTTAATGCTTGTCCCTGCTGG ACTAAACCCTGAGAGGTTGGGTGGTGACTTCAAACAAGAAGTTCAA GTTCACAGTGGATTCTTAAGCGCGTATGACTCTGTTAGGAATAGGATCATGGCTCTTGTCAGACACGCCATCGGATATAT GGATGAAGAAGATGCAGAAACCATACCTAGGTGGCACGTCTACGTAACTGGACATAGTTTAGGTGGAGCACTGGCAACCCTTCTCGCTCTTGAACTTTCATCAAGTCAAATGGCCAA GAATGGTGTTATATTCGTGACTGTGTACAATTTTGGCTCTCCTAGAGTCGGAAATAGAAGGTTTGCTGATGTCTACAATGCG AAAGTAAAAGATAGCTGGAGAGTTGTCAATCACCGAGATATCATTCCAACAGTGCCACGACTTATGGGCTATTGCCATGTGGAAACACCAGTTTATCTTAAATGTGGAGATCTAACAGATGCATTG GCGAAGGAAATTTTGGATGAAGACCAAGGTGATGAGATAGGCGAGTACACTCCTGACGTGCTTGTTAGTGAATTT ATGAAAGGAGAGACGCAGCTTGTGGAAAAACTACTCCAGACGGAGATAAATCTACTCCGCTCAATCAGGGATGGCTCAGCCCTTATGCAGCACATGGAAGACTTTTACTACGTCACACTTCTAGAG ACTGTGAGATCAAGGTACCAATTGGTTGATGATGCAAGCCAAGAATAG